The proteins below come from a single Thermopolyspora flexuosa genomic window:
- a CDS encoding gallate dioxygenase, whose protein sequence is MAKIVGGIAASHTPTIGFAKDARKQHEPGWAPIFEGFEKIREWLARQRVDVLFMTYNDHITSFFFDHYSAFALGVDEIYHPADEGGKPREVPPVKGHAELARHIGYALMADEFDMSFFQGKPLDHGILSPLSVIGDETGRWHGSIVPLQVGVLQLPIPSARRCYRLGRSLRKAIQSFPDDDLRVAIVATGGMSHQVHGERAGFLNEEWDNEFIRLLETEPEKLADMRVAEYARLGGMEGAEVITWLIMRGALSDTVTKVHQQTYAPSVTNIATLIFEDIGDEPDPKEIAEYREHIYAQLKGAEELPGTYPYTLERSRKGFRVNDFLHRLIEPAHRERFVNDFEALADEYGLTEEEKDLIRRRDWIGLIRYGAIFFVLEKMAAVLGVSNPEVYAAFRGETLEQFLATRKVAMTYGVGAGGKTGGERQESGS, encoded by the coding sequence ATGGCCAAGATCGTAGGCGGAATCGCTGCGTCGCACACGCCGACCATCGGTTTCGCCAAGGACGCGCGCAAGCAGCACGAACCGGGCTGGGCGCCGATCTTCGAAGGCTTCGAGAAGATCCGGGAGTGGCTCGCCCGGCAGCGGGTCGACGTCCTGTTCATGACCTACAACGATCACATCACCTCGTTCTTCTTCGATCACTACTCGGCCTTCGCGCTCGGGGTCGACGAGATCTACCACCCCGCGGACGAGGGCGGTAAGCCGCGTGAGGTCCCGCCGGTGAAGGGGCACGCCGAGCTCGCCCGGCACATCGGGTACGCGCTCATGGCCGACGAGTTCGACATGTCGTTCTTCCAGGGCAAGCCGCTCGACCACGGCATCCTGTCGCCGCTGTCGGTGATCGGCGACGAGACCGGCCGGTGGCACGGCAGCATCGTCCCGCTGCAGGTCGGCGTGCTGCAGCTCCCGATCCCGAGCGCCCGGCGGTGCTACAGGCTCGGCAGGTCGCTGCGCAAGGCGATCCAGAGCTTCCCCGACGACGACCTGCGCGTCGCGATCGTGGCCACCGGCGGCATGTCCCACCAGGTGCACGGTGAGCGGGCCGGCTTCCTCAACGAGGAGTGGGACAACGAGTTCATCCGCCTGCTGGAGACCGAGCCGGAGAAGCTCGCCGACATGCGCGTCGCCGAGTACGCGCGGCTCGGCGGCATGGAGGGCGCGGAGGTCATCACCTGGCTGATCATGCGCGGTGCGCTCTCCGACACGGTGACCAAGGTGCACCAGCAGACCTACGCCCCGTCGGTCACCAACATCGCCACCCTGATCTTCGAGGACATCGGCGACGAGCCCGACCCGAAGGAGATCGCCGAGTACCGCGAGCACATCTACGCCCAGCTCAAGGGCGCCGAGGAGCTGCCCGGCACCTACCCGTACACGCTCGAGCGCAGCCGCAAGGGCTTCCGCGTCAACGACTTCCTGCACCGGCTGATCGAGCCCGCGCACCGCGAGCGGTTCGTCAACGACTTCGAGGCGCTCGCCGACGAGTACGGCCTGACCGAGGAGGAGAAGGACCTGATCCGGCGCCGCGACTGGATCGGGCTCATCCGGTACGGCGCGATCTTCTTCGTGCTGGAGAAGATGGCCGCCGTGCTCGGCGTCTCCAACCCGGAGGTGTACGCGGCGTTCCGCGGCGAGACCCTCGAGCAGTTCCTCGCCACCCGCAAGGTCGCGATGACCTACGGCGTCGGCGCGGGCGGCAAGACCGGCGGCGAGCGGCAGGAGTCCGGCTCCTGA
- a CDS encoding pirin family protein, which yields MPAITADTLTLPRIPAPDPAVVEQRPVRQVTTAPSGLEGEGFPVRRAFAGVSFADLDPFIHMDQMGEVEYAPGEPKGTPWHPHRGFETVTYMIDGIFEHQDSHGGGGVITNGDTQWMTAGAGILHIERPPEHLVASGGLFHGIQLWVNLPRANKFNPPRYQDIRGKEAVLLSSDDGGTLLRLIAGEVAGHTGPGATFTPITMIHATVSPGARLSMPWNPGFNALAYVLAGRGAAGVDRRPVHKGQLAVFGPGGAITLSADRTQSSAEPNLEVLLLGGRPIREPVVHYGPFVMNTKAEIIQAIEDYQAGRFGVIPAERMPHTGGEAPPA from the coding sequence ATGCCCGCGATCACAGCCGACACCCTCACCCTCCCGCGGATCCCCGCGCCCGACCCCGCCGTCGTCGAGCAGCGCCCGGTACGGCAGGTGACCACCGCCCCGAGCGGCCTCGAGGGCGAGGGCTTCCCGGTACGGCGGGCCTTCGCCGGCGTGTCCTTCGCCGACCTCGACCCGTTCATCCACATGGACCAGATGGGCGAGGTGGAGTACGCCCCGGGCGAGCCGAAGGGCACGCCCTGGCACCCGCACCGCGGCTTCGAGACCGTCACGTACATGATCGACGGGATCTTCGAGCACCAGGACTCGCACGGCGGCGGCGGTGTGATCACCAACGGCGACACCCAGTGGATGACCGCGGGCGCCGGCATCCTCCACATCGAGCGGCCGCCCGAGCACCTCGTCGCCTCCGGCGGGCTGTTCCACGGCATCCAGCTCTGGGTGAACCTGCCGCGGGCGAACAAGTTCAACCCGCCGCGCTACCAGGACATCCGCGGCAAGGAGGCGGTGCTGCTCTCCTCCGACGACGGCGGCACGCTGCTGCGGCTGATCGCGGGCGAGGTCGCCGGGCACACCGGCCCGGGCGCCACGTTCACCCCGATCACCATGATCCACGCCACGGTGAGCCCCGGGGCGCGGCTGAGCATGCCGTGGAACCCCGGCTTCAACGCGCTCGCCTACGTCCTCGCCGGGCGGGGCGCGGCCGGGGTGGACCGGCGGCCCGTCCACAAGGGGCAGCTCGCCGTGTTCGGCCCGGGCGGGGCGATCACGCTGTCCGCCGACCGCACCCAGTCCTCGGCCGAGCCGAACCTCGAGGTGCTGCTGCTCGGCGGCCGCCCGATCCGCGAGCCCGTGGTGCACTACGGCCCGTTCGTGATGAACACCAAGGCCGAGATCATCCAGGCGATCGAGGACTACCAGGCGGGCCGGTTCGGCGTCATCCCCGCCGAGCGCATGCCGCACACCGGCGGCGAGGCCCCGCCCGCCTGA
- a CDS encoding MMPL family transporter, whose product MTTDDAPGGRTATLPAPAPERSRTRRHRWWYGAAALLALVWLFGVGPLGAFMGKLTEVQTNDQASFLPISAESTEVTEARKAFQGTASIPAIVVYSDSAAMGPERLGQIAQDAQRIAREPYVAGRIAGPIPGTEDRSVAQLIVPLTNEGNVGDHVESLRELLGNTAAQGATVQVAGPAALSADLKAAFGGVDGTLLAVALGAVLIILILVYRSPLLPLVVILGAMLALVLAAAVVYLVADAGWIELNGQSQGILFILVVGACTDYALLLVARYREALQEHERPIDAIRVAVRGTYEPILASGGTVILGVLCLLASDLASNRGLGPVAALGIAAALIAAFTFLPAVLLLLGRAAFWPLMPRPSAGRAMAGTTEEIVREHRLWGRVASAVRARPRLWWVGTVVVLAAAAAFVPQLRAEGTSQFDVFRTEVEAVAGQRTLERGFGTASSANPAVIIASADKVAEVTEAAKGVTGVTAVTPYAEGEGAEPKVVDGRVMLNATLAEPAESKAAVEIVRDLRAAVHAVPGADAKVGGITAVNLDTLDTASRDLRVVIPLVLGVVLLVLIVLLRALVAPLLLIATTVLSFASALGVGALVFNHVLDLPGADPGVPLYAFVFLVALGIDYNIFIMTRAREETIRHGHRDGMIRALTLTGGVITSAGVVLAATFAALAVLPLLFLLQLAFLVAFGVLLDALVVRSLLVPALSLDVGRTMWWPSRLARSRKS is encoded by the coding sequence ATGACCACCGACGACGCCCCGGGCGGGCGAACCGCGACCCTGCCCGCCCCCGCACCGGAGCGGAGCAGGACCCGGCGGCACCGCTGGTGGTACGGCGCGGCCGCGCTCCTCGCCCTCGTCTGGCTGTTCGGCGTCGGGCCGCTCGGCGCGTTCATGGGCAAGCTCACCGAGGTGCAGACGAACGACCAGGCGAGCTTCCTGCCGATCAGCGCCGAGTCGACCGAGGTGACCGAGGCGCGCAAGGCGTTCCAGGGCACCGCGTCGATACCCGCCATCGTCGTCTACTCCGACTCCGCGGCGATGGGCCCGGAGCGGCTCGGCCAGATCGCGCAGGACGCGCAGCGCATCGCGCGGGAGCCGTACGTCGCCGGGCGGATCGCCGGTCCGATTCCCGGCACCGAGGACCGGAGCGTCGCCCAGCTCATCGTCCCCCTGACGAACGAGGGCAACGTCGGCGACCACGTGGAGAGCCTGCGCGAGCTGCTCGGCAACACCGCCGCGCAGGGCGCCACCGTGCAGGTCGCCGGTCCGGCCGCGCTCAGCGCCGACCTCAAGGCCGCGTTCGGCGGGGTGGACGGCACGCTGCTCGCGGTCGCGCTCGGCGCGGTGCTGATCATCCTGATCCTCGTCTACCGGTCGCCGCTGCTGCCGCTCGTCGTCATCCTCGGCGCGATGCTCGCGCTCGTGCTCGCCGCCGCGGTCGTCTACCTGGTGGCCGACGCGGGCTGGATCGAGCTGAACGGCCAGAGCCAGGGCATCCTGTTCATCCTCGTCGTCGGCGCGTGCACCGACTACGCGCTGCTGCTCGTGGCCCGCTACCGGGAGGCGCTGCAGGAGCACGAGCGGCCGATCGACGCGATCCGGGTCGCGGTGCGCGGCACCTACGAGCCGATCCTCGCCTCCGGCGGCACGGTGATCCTCGGCGTGCTCTGCCTGCTCGCCAGCGACCTCGCGTCGAACCGCGGCCTCGGGCCGGTCGCCGCGCTCGGCATCGCCGCCGCGCTCATCGCCGCGTTCACCTTCCTGCCCGCGGTGTTGCTGCTGCTCGGCCGGGCCGCGTTCTGGCCGCTCATGCCGCGGCCGTCCGCCGGCCGGGCCATGGCCGGCACCACCGAGGAGATCGTGCGCGAGCACCGGCTGTGGGGGCGGGTCGCCTCCGCGGTGCGCGCCCGGCCGCGGCTCTGGTGGGTCGGCACCGTGGTGGTGCTCGCCGCCGCCGCGGCGTTCGTGCCGCAGCTCCGCGCCGAGGGCACCTCGCAGTTCGACGTGTTCCGCACCGAGGTCGAGGCGGTCGCGGGCCAGCGCACCCTGGAGCGCGGCTTCGGTACGGCGAGCTCCGCCAACCCGGCGGTCATCATCGCGAGCGCGGACAAGGTGGCCGAGGTGACCGAGGCCGCCAAGGGTGTGACGGGCGTCACCGCGGTCACGCCGTACGCCGAGGGCGAGGGCGCCGAGCCGAAGGTGGTGGACGGCCGGGTGATGCTCAACGCCACGCTCGCCGAGCCGGCCGAGTCGAAGGCCGCGGTCGAGATCGTGCGCGACCTGCGGGCCGCGGTGCACGCGGTGCCCGGCGCGGACGCCAAGGTGGGCGGGATCACCGCGGTGAACCTCGACACCCTCGACACCGCCTCGCGTGACCTGCGGGTGGTGATCCCGCTCGTGCTCGGGGTGGTGCTGCTCGTGCTGATCGTGCTGCTGCGCGCGCTCGTCGCCCCGCTGCTGCTCATCGCCACCACCGTGCTGTCGTTCGCGTCGGCGCTCGGCGTGGGCGCGCTCGTGTTCAACCACGTGCTCGACCTGCCGGGCGCGGATCCCGGGGTGCCGCTGTACGCGTTCGTGTTCCTGGTGGCGCTGGGGATCGACTACAACATCTTCATCATGACCCGGGCCCGGGAGGAGACGATCCGGCACGGGCACCGGGACGGCATGATCCGCGCCCTCACCCTCACCGGCGGCGTG
- a CDS encoding MarR family winged helix-turn-helix transcriptional regulator: MDSGRERSRGDRPVRSREHCYAEIQDGGLRLAAGVVRLLHALSVGFGLGPNDFQAYMLLRIEGPMTPGEIAQCLRLATGSVTALIDRLEARGLVTRAPHPADRRKVVVRPAELTDAAPASALPENIRAAMLALHARYSEAELEVIADWLRRATETLHTLAAGDGR; the protein is encoded by the coding sequence ATGGACAGCGGGCGGGAGAGATCACGAGGCGACCGCCCCGTGCGCTCCCGGGAGCACTGCTACGCGGAGATCCAGGACGGCGGGCTGCGGCTCGCGGCCGGGGTGGTCCGGCTGCTGCACGCCCTGTCGGTGGGCTTCGGCCTGGGACCGAACGACTTCCAGGCGTACATGCTGCTGCGCATCGAGGGGCCGATGACGCCCGGCGAGATCGCGCAGTGCCTCCGGCTCGCCACGGGATCGGTCACCGCGCTCATCGACCGGCTGGAGGCGCGCGGCCTGGTGACCCGCGCCCCGCACCCGGCCGACCGGCGCAAGGTCGTGGTACGGCCGGCCGAGCTCACCGACGCCGCCCCGGCCTCCGCCTTACCTGAGAACATCCGCGCCGCGATGCTGGCGCTGCACGCCCGCTACTCGGAGGCCGAGCTCGAGGTGATCGCGGACTGGCTGCGGCGCGCCACCGAGACGCTCCACACGCTCGCCGCGGGCGACGGGCGCTGA